A single genomic interval of Anopheles marshallii chromosome 2, idAnoMarsDA_429_01, whole genome shotgun sequence harbors:
- the LOC128718771 gene encoding structural maintenance of chromosomes protein 5 yields MAQSIVGKIASVSLKDFVTYDSVVLYPDEYLNIILGPNGTGKSAIVAGIVLGMGGNCKLLSRCDNIDSYIKNGKENATIRISIYRDEHRAVRWFSRSFDHERVNKYEIDGETVSHQAYLQQIRLYNIQVDNLCQFLPQDRVQDFTKMNPRELLLNTQSSVCAPEVQTWFDELKAKREMQQKCNTQGAEGLARVRDLEARLVDLEQQLQTLRAREEFQQQIHVYQARKAWLEYEELFLIYTATLNDLKLAKKMSDDKEREYNKSKSDMQAIMARKMEMENSKHKQVAIAKRCTEEINSLEEKTERLEDNLAKQKRDLLDALAKADERKAELEQAKVMLAAFVQDCADMVTALGSEEQNRQQIFNLEEKEGKIRDENDLLMGRRHDLNKKIETELKPEMMSLERNIATIENIANTKLKILQTRFEGTYQAVLWLRQHQHLFQGKIYEPMILELNVPILENVPFLESTIGVRDLVAFTCENTEDMNLFLRKTREELRFEGVNAIQSDPVEELQYQPRYPIGSLKRFGFHTYLIDMLEAPFPILNGLCKLYALHNIPVGGADSAKYVSSLPDEIAVFYTPSHRFQVSKSRYTGEKWTRSDMLQTKNLLNRSTDHALLELKQQQLKRLVRECDKIRNHRGQIENKIKELQERCTELQQEKRELQDKLSKYQQSKVKVKRQEQRCNELKGRLVNVDDERTKFEGTCRTIIQQLLEDQRRKIEALERYASVSREYDLLEQRIRIFEERNNEREANFRVLENAYNSAKKTLANVEKKLAEVKEKSSKKNSTARALTANKAPDKPDFPFDFTTLPDTVELVEAHLEELRVRFECLPQGNQAAADEYEQMKRLLEQLRGAVASSDQQIASLEQDMEQLHERWFPEVQRVVQNINAKFSHFMSSMGFAGEIELIRQEKHDYDEYGIRIYVKYRNEEKLSALDRKLQSGGERAVAIAIYTLSLQHMTQVPFRCVDEINQGMDPTNERKVFNMLVDETCREGQSQYFFVTPKLLPRLKYSDKMNVLLVHNGKYIESPDVFISNTNARRV; encoded by the exons ATGGCCCAATCGATTGTGGGAAAGATAGCGTCCGTCTCATTGAAGGATTTTGT cACATATGACTCGGTTGTACTGTATCCGGACGAATATTTGAACATAATTCTTGGACCGAATGGAACGGGCAAATCGGCAATTGTGGCCGGTATCGTGCTTGGGATGGGTGGCAACTGTAAGCTGCTTTCCAGATGTGACAAT ATCGATAGCTACATTAAGAACGGGAAAGAAAATGCTACGATTCGCATCTCGATTTACCGCGATGAACATCGTGCCGTACGGTGGTTCAGTCGTTCGTTCGATCATGAGCGCGTCAATAAGTACGAGATCGACGGTGAAACGGTTTCGCACCAGGCGTACCTGCAGCAGATCCGGCTGTACAACATCCAGGTGGATAATTTGTGTCAGTTTTTGCCGCAGGACCGCGTGCAGGATTTTACGAAGATGAATCCTCGCGAACTGCTGCTAAACACACAGTCGTCGGTTTGTGCGCCCGAGGTACAGACATGGTTCGATGAGCTAAAGGCGAAGCGTGAGATGCAGCAAAAATGTAACACCCAGGGTGCGGAAGGATTGGCCCGGGTGCGAGATCTGGAAGCTCGCTTGGTGGATTTGGAACAACAGTTGCAAACGCTGCGTGCACGTGAAGAGTTTCAGCAACAAATACACGTGTACCAGGCTAGGAAGGCTTGGTTGGAGTATGAGGAGCTGTTTCTGATCTACACCGCCACACTTAACGATCTGAAGTTAGCCAAAAA AATGAGTGATGACAAGGAGAGAGAATACAATAAGTCTAAATCGGATATGCAAGCGATCATGGCCCGgaagatggaaatggaaaactccAAGCACAAACAGGTGGCGATCGCTAAACGGTGCACTGAGGAGATTAACAGTTTGGAAGAGAAAACGGAACGCCTGGAAGATAATTTGGCGAAGCAGAAACGCGATCTACTTGACGCACTGGCCAAGGCAGACGAAAGAAAGGCCGAATTGGAGCAGGCGAAAGTAATGCTGGCTGCGTTCGTGCAGGACTGTGCCGATATGGTGACCGCACTCGGTTCGGAAGAGCAAAATCGTCAGCAGATTTTCAACTTGGAGGAAAAGGAGGGCAAGATACGCGACGAGAACGATCTACTGATGGGGCGCCGGCACGATCTGAACAAAAAGATCGAAACAGAGCTGAAACCGGAAATGATGAGCCTGGAGCGTAACATCGCCACGATCGAAAACATAGCAAACACCAAGCTGAAGATACTGCAGACACGGTTCGAGGGCACGTACCAGGCGGTGCTGTGGTTGCGCCAACATCAGCATCTTTTCCAGGGTAAAATCTACGAACCGATGATACTGGAGCTGAACGTACCGATCCTGGAGAATGTGCCGTTTCTGGAGAGCACGATCGGTGTGCGTGATTTGGTTGCGTTCACGTGCGAAAATACGGAAGACATGAATCTGTTCCTGCGCAAAACGCGTGAGGAATTGCGTTTTGAGGGTGTGAACGCGATCCAGAGCGATCCGGTCGAGGAGCTACAATACCAGCCCCGGTATCCAATCGGCAGTCTAAAGCGGTTTGGTTTTCACACCTATCTGATCGACATGTTGGAAGCACCGTTTCCGATTTTGAACGGGCTGTGTAAGCTGTACGCACTGCACAACATCCCTGTGGGCGGTGCGGACTCGGCCAAATACGTGTCCTCGCTGCCGGATGAGATTGCGGTGTTTTACACACCGTCCCACCGGTTCCAGGTGTCGAAATCACGCTACACCGGTGAAAAGTGGACTCGTAGCGATATGCTTCAAACGAAGAATTTGCTCAACCGATCGACGGATCATGCGCTGCTGGAACTGAAGCAGCAACAGCTCAAGCGCTTGGTCCGGGAGTGTGACAAGATCCGCAACCATCGAGGGCAGATCGAGAACAAAATTAAGGAGTTGCAGGAACGCTGCACGGAGCTGCAACAGGAGAAGCGTGAGCTGCAGGATAAGCTGTCCAAGTACCAGCAGTCAAAGGTAAAAGTGAAACGGCAGGAGCAGAGATGCAACGAACTGAAGGGTCGTCTCGTGAACGTTGACGACGAGCGTACCAAGTTCGAAGGAACGTGCCGTACCATCATACAGCAACTGCTGGAGGACCAGCGCCGCAAGATAGAAGCGCTGGAAAGATATGCATCCGTTAGCCGTGAGTATGACCTTCTAGAGCAGCGGATACGCATATTCGAGGAGCGGAACAACGAGCGGGAGGCAAACTTCCGCGTGCTGGAAAACGCGTATAATTCGGCTAAAAAAACGCTCGCCAATGTGGAGAAGAAGTTGGCCGAGGTGAAGGAGAAGTCGTCCAAGAAAAACAGTACAGCACGAGCATTAACAGCCAACAAGGCACCGGATAAGCCAGATTTTCCGTTCGATTTTACCACGCTGCCCGACACGGTTGAGCTGGTGGAGGCGCATCTGGAGGAATTGCGCGTCCGATTTGAGTGTCTGCCCCAGGGAAACCAGGCAGCGGCAGACGAGTACGAACAGATGAAAAGGCTGTTGGAGCAGCTGCGTGGGGCTGTTGCCAGTTCCGACCAGCAGATCGCTTCCTTGGAACAGGACATGGAGCAACTGCATGAGCGCTGGTTCCCGGAAGTGCAGCGCGTGGTACAGAACATAAATGCCAAGTTTTCGCACTTCATGAGCTCGATGGGATTCGCCGGAGAAATCGAACTGATTCGACAGGAAAAG CACGATTACGATGAATATGGCATTCGCATTTACGTGAAGTATCGCAACGAGGAGAAGCTGAGCGCACTAGACCGGAAGCTTCAATCGGGCGGTGAGCGGGCAGTAGCAATTGCCATCTACACACTGTCGCTGCAACACATGACGCaagttccgttccgttgcgtggACGAGATCAACCAGGGTATGGATCCGACGAACGAGCGCAAGGTGTTCAACATGCTAGTGGATGAAACGTGCCGCGAAGGGCAATCGCAGTATTTCTTCGTCACACCAAAACTGTTGCCTCGGTTAAAGTACAGCGATAAGATGAACGTGCTGCTCGTACACAACGGGAAGTACATCGAGAGTCCGGACGTTTTTATATCGAACACTAACGCGAGACGCGTATAG